The Limnochorda sp. LNt genome includes a region encoding these proteins:
- a CDS encoding TraR/DksA C4-type zinc finger protein translates to MSGGLSEATRAKLRRRLERMAARLDRRARSLRQGGLERPLHESVGELASYDQHTSDLAAETFERSKDLGLLERVQLTGQEVHDALRRLDEGRYGYCEQCGRFIGTARLLALPWARRCAACQQAHDLEEERRVEDRAVGRRPLEEAALMPPFGRADQRNAGETGFDPGDVWQALARYGNANSPQDVPGAVDYDETWEGADTEQPGGVTEVEYIPDMAGTGVVDYDQVYPDPSTSGRRRARRGPTEETGGDDDLEGDRWM, encoded by the coding sequence ATGAGCGGTGGCCTCTCGGAGGCGACCCGTGCCAAGCTCCGCCGGCGACTGGAGCGGATGGCGGCCCGTCTGGACCGCCGGGCCCGCTCGCTGCGGCAGGGCGGGCTGGAGCGCCCGCTGCACGAGAGCGTGGGCGAGCTGGCCAGCTACGACCAGCACACCTCGGACCTGGCGGCCGAGACCTTCGAGCGCAGCAAGGACCTGGGGCTGCTCGAGCGGGTCCAGCTCACGGGCCAGGAGGTGCACGATGCGCTGCGCCGGCTCGACGAGGGCCGATACGGCTACTGCGAGCAGTGCGGCCGCTTCATCGGCACCGCCCGCCTGCTGGCCCTGCCCTGGGCCCGGCGATGCGCCGCCTGCCAGCAGGCGCACGACCTGGAGGAGGAGCGCCGGGTCGAGGACCGGGCGGTCGGGCGCCGCCCCCTGGAGGAGGCGGCCCTGATGCCCCCGTTCGGCCGCGCCGACCAGCGAAACGCCGGGGAGACCGGCTTCGACCCGGGCGACGTCTGGCAGGCACTGGCGCGCTACGGCAACGCCAACTCGCCCCAGGACGTGCCCGGTGCGGTGGACTACGACGAGACCTGGGAGGGGGCCGACACCGAGCAGCCCGGCGGGGTGACCGAGGTGGAGTACATCCCCGACATGGCGGGCACCGGCGTGGTCGACTACGACCAGGTCTACCCTGACCCCTCGACGTCGGGGCGTCGGCGTGCGCGGCGTGGCCCGACGGAGGAGACGGGGGGCGACGACGACCTCGAGGGCGACCGGTGGATGTGA
- a CDS encoding undecaprenyl-diphosphate phosphatase has product MDVGAAVVLGLVQGLTEFLPVSSSGHLVLVQHLMGITAPQLLFDVVVHLGTLLAVLVALRAEVIAVLRGVAAWPRLLAGRPLAAGDARDGQLAAWVLVGTIPAGVVGLALDDAVEGLFGSVRTVGLALLATATLLAVADRARVRSRGLGEVGWVRALVIGLAQAVAVVPGISRSGSTIAAGLLTGVERDAAARFSFLLAVPTIAGAGLLAALKGASGGLASPGFAVLLTGFGAAALSGYVAIRLLLATLQRGALRYFALYVAVVGVWVLVGL; this is encoded by the coding sequence ATGGACGTAGGGGCGGCGGTAGTCTTGGGCCTGGTGCAGGGCCTGACGGAGTTCCTGCCGGTGAGCAGCTCGGGGCATCTGGTGCTGGTGCAGCACCTGATGGGCATCACGGCCCCACAGCTGCTCTTCGACGTGGTGGTGCACCTGGGTACGCTGCTGGCCGTGCTGGTGGCGCTGCGGGCCGAGGTGATCGCGGTGCTGCGTGGGGTGGCCGCGTGGCCACGCCTCCTGGCCGGGAGGCCCCTGGCGGCAGGCGACGCCCGCGACGGGCAGCTGGCGGCGTGGGTGCTGGTCGGTACCATCCCGGCCGGTGTCGTGGGCCTGGCCCTGGACGACGCCGTCGAGGGGCTCTTCGGGTCGGTCAGGACGGTGGGCCTGGCCCTGCTGGCGACGGCCACGCTGCTGGCCGTTGCCGACCGCGCACGGGTCCGGTCCCGAGGGCTGGGCGAGGTGGGGTGGGTCAGGGCCCTCGTCATCGGGTTGGCCCAGGCCGTGGCCGTCGTTCCCGGGATCTCGCGCTCGGGCTCCACCATCGCGGCGGGCCTGCTGACCGGCGTCGAACGTGATGCGGCGGCGCGCTTCTCCTTCTTGCTGGCGGTGCCCACCATCGCGGGGGCGGGCCTGCTGGCCGCGCTGAAGGGCGCCAGCGGCGGGCTGGCCTCGCCCGGGTTCGCCGTGCTGCTGACGGGCTTCGGAGCGGCGGCCCTATCCGGGTACGTCGCCATCCGTCTCCTGCTGGCCACGCTGCAGCGGGGTGCCCTGCGCTACTTCGCCCTCTACGTCGCCGTGGTGGGCGTCTGGGTGCTCGTCGGCCTGTAG
- the lspA gene encoding signal peptidase II — MRRGVLRGPRITAAWALGTLAADQAAKWAVGRWLRPGESVALVGEAVRLTHVTNRGAAFGLMEGRYGLFVVATLAVVVLAGVLAARMGPRSSRTLAGLGLAAGGASGNLVDRLRHGAVLDFIDVAAWPVFNLADTAIVAGVALLLWHLAREAPPTVAPHPDGSER; from the coding sequence GTGAGACGAGGGGTGCTGCGCGGCCCGCGCATCACGGCGGCCTGGGCCCTGGGGACCCTGGCCGCCGACCAGGCGGCCAAGTGGGCCGTCGGGCGGTGGTTGCGGCCGGGCGAGTCGGTCGCGCTGGTAGGGGAGGCGGTGCGCCTCACCCACGTCACCAACCGGGGGGCGGCCTTCGGGCTGATGGAGGGGCGCTACGGTCTCTTCGTGGTGGCGACCCTGGCCGTGGTGGTGCTGGCGGGGGTGCTGGCCGCCCGGATGGGGCCGCGGTCTTCCCGGACCCTGGCGGGGCTGGGGCTGGCCGCAGGCGGTGCCTCGGGCAACCTGGTGGACCGGCTGCGCCACGGGGCCGTGCTGGACTTCATCGACGTGGCCGCGTGGCCGGTCTTCAACCTGGCCGACACCGCCATCGTGGCCGGCGTGGCCCTGCTGCTGTGGCACCTCGCCCGTGAGGCGCCCCCCACGGTGGCGCCGCATCCCGACGGCAGCGAGCGCTGA
- a CDS encoding UDP-glucose dehydrogenase family protein: protein MRVGVVGAGYVGLVAAAGLALGGHQTVIAEANPSRLARLRERRAPFLEPGLDEWLRRAGERLSVVSSVREMGPRDAIMIAVGTPSGVSGQGDLTQVRQAVEEVVRTAAPGTVIVMKSTVPPGTGRELVRQYVAPARRGLAYVSNPEFLREGKALHDWLHPDRIVVGAEEAWAAERVAELYRGIDAPVLRTDITSAEMIKYAANALLATKISFINEIANLCELVGAHIDDVATGVGMDPRLGPHFLQAGIGYGGSCFPKDTRALYFTAAVNGYAFELLRAVIEVNRRQRIRVVHRLNTLLGGLAERSVAVLGLAFKPGTDDTRESPGLEIARTLAGYGAKVQVYDPAAVLPDSGGPPGSPVVLSPGLVRVASLEDAVRSAQAVVVATEWPEFVEADWERLYRLMAAPRVVFDGRNCLDAARLAAMGFRYVGVGRRVAPATGDADVAPASLAEGTGGA from the coding sequence ATGCGGGTGGGTGTGGTAGGCGCGGGCTACGTGGGACTGGTAGCGGCGGCTGGGCTGGCGCTGGGGGGGCATCAGACGGTCATCGCCGAGGCCAACCCATCCCGCCTGGCTCGGCTGCGTGAGCGACGCGCCCCCTTCCTGGAGCCCGGGCTGGACGAGTGGCTGCGTCGCGCGGGGGAGAGGTTGTCCGTGGTGAGCTCCGTGAGGGAGATGGGCCCCAGGGACGCCATCATGATCGCTGTAGGGACGCCGTCCGGGGTGTCGGGGCAAGGAGACCTGACCCAAGTGCGGCAGGCCGTCGAGGAAGTGGTCAGAACAGCCGCTCCGGGGACGGTCATCGTCATGAAGAGCACCGTACCCCCCGGCACGGGGCGAGAGCTCGTGCGCCAGTATGTCGCTCCGGCGAGGCGCGGGCTTGCCTACGTGAGCAACCCTGAGTTCCTGAGGGAGGGCAAGGCGCTCCACGATTGGCTCCACCCGGACCGCATCGTCGTCGGCGCGGAGGAGGCATGGGCGGCGGAGCGAGTGGCCGAGCTCTACCGGGGGATCGATGCCCCGGTGCTGCGGACCGACATCACCAGCGCCGAGATGATCAAGTACGCAGCCAATGCGCTGCTCGCCACCAAGATCTCCTTCATCAACGAGATCGCCAATCTCTGCGAACTCGTGGGGGCGCACATCGACGACGTCGCCACGGGCGTCGGCATGGACCCCCGCCTCGGTCCCCACTTCCTGCAAGCCGGCATCGGGTACGGAGGCTCGTGCTTTCCCAAGGACACGCGGGCCCTCTACTTCACGGCCGCCGTCAACGGGTACGCCTTCGAGCTCTTGCGTGCCGTCATCGAGGTCAACCGGCGCCAACGCATTCGCGTCGTGCACCGGCTCAACACACTCCTCGGGGGACTGGCGGAGCGCAGCGTGGCGGTCTTGGGACTCGCCTTCAAGCCGGGCACCGACGACACTCGTGAGTCTCCGGGGCTCGAGATCGCGCGGACGCTGGCCGGGTACGGCGCGAAGGTGCAGGTGTACGACCCGGCGGCGGTCTTGCCCGATAGTGGCGGGCCTCCCGGCTCCCCCGTCGTGCTCTCACCCGGATTGGTCCGAGTCGCATCGTTGGAGGATGCGGTTCGCTCGGCACAGGCGGTCGTCGTCGCTACCGAGTGGCCGGAGTTCGTCGAAGCCGACTGGGAGCGACTCTACCGGCTGATGGCGGCTCCCCGCGTCGTCTTCGACGGTCGCAATTGTCTCGACGCGGCGCGACTCGCTGCGATGGGCTTTCGGTACGTGGGCGTGGGACGACGGGTCGCACCAGCGACCGGCGACGCCGACGTGGCCCCGGCTTCGCTGGCGGAGGGCACCGGCGGCGCGTGA
- a CDS encoding YggT family protein, which produces MAELWHWLGLLIYRLLTLYSWIMLARVLVSWLPVDPYHPAVRLLRDLTEPVLAPIRRALPTVPGLDYSPIVAFLLISVVQQVVLRLF; this is translated from the coding sequence ATGGCTGAACTGTGGCACTGGCTGGGGCTGCTCATCTATCGGCTGCTGACGCTCTACAGCTGGATCATGCTGGCGCGGGTGCTGGTCTCGTGGCTGCCCGTCGACCCCTACCATCCGGCGGTGCGGTTGCTCCGGGACCTGACGGAGCCGGTGCTGGCGCCCATCCGCCGCGCCCTGCCGACGGTGCCGGGCCTCGACTACTCGCCCATCGTCGCCTTCCTGTTGATCTCGGTCGTGCAGCAGGTGGTCTTGCGCCTCTTCTGA
- a CDS encoding Na/Pi symporter, giving the protein MPIGLVLALAGVRLGYAAARDAAGSWASRVLRTLAGRSGWLVLAGAVAAAALHSSSAVEVVVLSLVQARTLALDDGLLVVLGANVGTTATAQLVALRLPGLGALAMGLGLLGMLVVRRGATALALFSLGCLLQGLDLVATGVGPWVGTQLASLGRTGVASPASGFVWGWLLTSLVQSSTVVSSALVKMAGEGLLAPEVGVAAVLGANVGTVTTGLVASLFVGKGARWLALADFALNLGGAVLTLVLFGWFVGLLERLAGSPAQVVAHAHTAFNVASLLLAWPFVRPLGRRLASHLG; this is encoded by the coding sequence GTGCCGATCGGACTCGTACTCGCGCTGGCCGGCGTCCGGCTGGGGTACGCCGCGGCCCGGGATGCCGCGGGGAGCTGGGCGAGCCGTGTCCTGCGGACGCTCGCGGGCCGGTCGGGCTGGCTGGTGCTGGCGGGGGCCGTGGCGGCGGCGGCCCTCCACAGCTCCAGCGCCGTCGAGGTGGTGGTGCTGAGCCTGGTGCAGGCACGCACCCTCGCGCTCGACGACGGGCTCTTGGTCGTGCTGGGCGCCAACGTGGGGACGACGGCCACCGCCCAGCTGGTCGCGCTGCGCCTGCCGGGGCTGGGAGCCCTGGCCATGGGGCTGGGGCTGCTGGGGATGCTGGTCGTCCGTCGAGGCGCGACGGCCCTGGCCCTCTTCAGTCTCGGCTGCTTGCTGCAGGGGCTCGACCTCGTGGCCACCGGCGTGGGACCGTGGGTGGGCACGCAGCTGGCGTCGCTGGGGCGTACCGGTGTCGCCTCGCCCGCCAGCGGGTTCGTCTGGGGCTGGCTGCTGACCTCCCTCGTGCAGAGCAGCACGGTGGTCTCCTCGGCGCTGGTCAAGATGGCCGGCGAGGGCCTGCTGGCGCCCGAGGTGGGCGTGGCCGCCGTCCTGGGGGCCAACGTGGGGACGGTGACGACCGGGCTGGTCGCCTCGCTGTTCGTGGGGAAAGGGGCCCGCTGGCTGGCGCTGGCCGACTTCGCCCTCAACCTGGGGGGCGCCGTGCTGACCCTCGTCCTGTTCGGATGGTTCGTGGGGCTGCTCGAGCGGCTGGCCGGGAGCCCCGCGCAGGTGGTCGCCCACGCCCATACCGCGTTCAACGTGGCCTCGCTGCTCCTCGCCTGGCCGTTCGTGCGTCCCCTCGGACGGCGTCTGGCCTCCCACCTCGGGTGA
- a CDS encoding glycosyltransferase family 2 protein produces MSAASVSVVVPVRNREKLIGPCLEHLLRAAELAAGRGHRFEIVVANDASTDGTGEMVDAMAARSRVPIRHIRLSERQGPARARNAALELATGELVVFVDSDVIVVDRFFQVHLEAHDRAGPRALVLGPVISVPSVEAALRAPRGRVWDFSTNPLDTANASVRREHLLAVGAFDSRFEGMGWQDIDLGLRLLQRGLVRARARGAVGYHVKPPLTEPSQLALMLVKERERGRSAHHFLAKHPGLTSRLAVQATVLHRVINWVSRMGGLVDERNVLDWVSWARRRNLAALEVIWLSGVLNRAYLMSFHRSGSTGGAHEAL; encoded by the coding sequence ATGTCCGCTGCGTCCGTCTCGGTAGTCGTCCCGGTACGAAACCGCGAAAAGCTCATCGGCCCCTGCCTCGAGCACCTGCTGCGTGCTGCCGAGCTGGCTGCGGGCAGGGGGCACCGCTTCGAGATCGTCGTGGCCAACGACGCCTCGACGGATGGCACGGGCGAGATGGTCGACGCCATGGCGGCGCGGAGCCGGGTACCCATCCGCCACATCCGATTGTCGGAGCGCCAGGGGCCCGCTCGCGCCCGCAACGCGGCGCTGGAGCTCGCCACGGGGGAGCTCGTCGTCTTCGTCGACAGTGACGTGATCGTGGTCGACCGGTTCTTTCAGGTCCATCTCGAGGCTCATGACCGTGCAGGCCCCCGTGCGCTGGTGCTCGGCCCCGTCATCTCCGTACCCTCGGTAGAGGCCGCCTTGCGTGCTCCGAGGGGGAGGGTCTGGGACTTCTCGACCAACCCACTGGATACGGCCAACGCTTCCGTCAGGAGAGAGCATCTGCTTGCGGTAGGGGCGTTCGACAGCCGCTTCGAGGGGATGGGGTGGCAGGACATCGACCTGGGGCTCCGCCTGCTCCAGCGCGGGCTCGTGCGTGCCCGGGCAAGGGGAGCCGTGGGGTATCATGTCAAGCCACCTCTCACGGAGCCGTCACAACTTGCCTTGATGCTGGTGAAGGAACGGGAGAGGGGCCGATCGGCTCACCACTTCCTGGCAAAGCACCCCGGCCTGACGAGCCGACTGGCGGTGCAGGCCACCGTCTTGCATCGGGTGATCAACTGGGTCTCCCGCATGGGGGGACTCGTCGACGAACGCAACGTGCTGGACTGGGTGAGCTGGGCCCGCCGGCGCAACCTCGCCGCCCTCGAGGTGATCTGGTTGTCTGGTGTGCTCAATCGGGCGTATCTCATGAGCTTTCATCGTTCCGGCAGCACCGGGGGCGCGCACGAGGCCTTGTGA
- a CDS encoding DUF5665 domain-containing protein, whose amino-acid sequence MRGARRSRREHMPPAGRLIARLDELVAAMEKASVAEFIELYRHPMRLLSLNFVAGVFRGFGIAVGFTAVGAVFVYALGRLAALNLPFIGNFVAELVRIVQVELSRP is encoded by the coding sequence TTGAGGGGGGCCAGGCGCAGCCGCCGGGAGCACATGCCGCCGGCGGGGCGGCTCATCGCACGCCTCGACGAGCTGGTCGCAGCCATGGAGAAGGCCAGCGTGGCCGAGTTCATCGAGCTGTACCGGCATCCGATGCGTCTCTTGTCACTCAACTTCGTGGCGGGCGTCTTCCGGGGCTTCGGCATCGCCGTCGGCTTCACGGCCGTCGGCGCGGTCTTCGTCTACGCGCTGGGACGGCTGGCCGCTCTCAACTTGCCCTTCATCGGCAACTTCGTGGCCGAGCTGGTACGCATCGTCCAGGTGGAGTTGAGCCGTCCCTAG
- the proC gene encoding pyrroline-5-carboxylate reductase: protein MRLGERVAVIGAGAMGEAFIKGLLRQGLSSRDEIVATDKSPERRAHIEQGYGILVTDDNAEALRGADTAVVAVKPQSIVEALREMAPAIDVGRHLVISIAAGVPTSVIERRLPPGTAVVRAMPNIAALVGQAATGLCRGTFAQEGHLQRALKIFEAIGRAVVVPEGLMDAVTGLSGSGPAYAYLVVEALADGGVAAGLSREAALFLAAQTLAGAARMVLDTGRHPAELRNWVTSPAGTTAAGLTVLESRGVRGALMEAVLAGTRRSRELGEAGTGGARDG from the coding sequence GTGAGACTTGGCGAGCGGGTGGCCGTCATCGGCGCCGGGGCCATGGGCGAGGCCTTCATCAAGGGCCTGTTGCGGCAAGGTCTCTCGAGCCGCGACGAGATCGTGGCCACCGACAAGAGCCCGGAGCGGCGCGCCCACATCGAGCAGGGCTACGGCATCCTGGTGACCGACGACAACGCCGAGGCGCTACGAGGGGCTGACACGGCGGTGGTCGCGGTCAAACCGCAGAGCATCGTGGAGGCCCTGCGGGAGATGGCGCCGGCCATCGACGTGGGCCGCCACCTCGTCATCTCCATCGCGGCCGGGGTGCCCACCTCGGTCATCGAGCGCCGCCTGCCGCCGGGTACGGCGGTGGTGCGGGCCATGCCCAACATCGCGGCGCTGGTGGGGCAAGCGGCCACGGGGCTGTGCCGGGGCACCTTCGCACAGGAGGGCCACCTGCAGCGGGCCCTCAAGATCTTCGAGGCCATCGGGCGAGCCGTCGTGGTGCCCGAGGGGCTGATGGATGCCGTGACGGGTCTGTCCGGCAGCGGCCCTGCCTACGCCTACCTGGTGGTGGAGGCCCTGGCCGACGGCGGGGTGGCCGCTGGCCTCTCCCGTGAGGCGGCGCTCTTCCTGGCGGCGCAGACCCTGGCGGGGGCGGCGCGCATGGTGCTCGACACGGGCCGCCATCCCGCGGAGTTGCGCAACTGGGTCACGTCACCCGCCGGCACCACCGCGGCGGGTCTGACCGTGCTGGAGAGCCGGGGGGTGCGGGGCGCGCTGATGGAGGCGGTCCTGGCGGGCACGCGGCGCTCGCGTGAGCTGGGAGAGGCCGGGACGGGGGGCGCGCGAGATGGCTGA
- a CDS encoding cell division protein SepF — protein MSAVGFIERVLAWLGVEADPSAASEPPAPPTSVAPIRESGESPARRGRVVTLPTAAAATASPGGTGRGVSRLVVFEPRTFDDVQAVAGHLREGRPVVLTLKSTDRETARRVVDFVSGTLYALDGSMRRIDDDIFVCSPSGVDVEWEGLNAP, from the coding sequence GTGAGCGCCGTGGGGTTCATCGAACGGGTGCTGGCCTGGCTGGGTGTCGAGGCGGACCCGAGCGCGGCGTCCGAGCCGCCCGCACCGCCGACGTCCGTGGCCCCGATCCGCGAATCGGGGGAGAGTCCCGCGCGGCGGGGCCGGGTGGTGACGTTGCCCACCGCTGCGGCGGCCACGGCATCGCCGGGCGGCACCGGGCGGGGGGTGAGCCGGCTGGTGGTCTTCGAACCGAGGACCTTCGACGATGTGCAGGCGGTCGCCGGGCACCTGCGCGAGGGCCGGCCCGTTGTGCTAACCTTGAAGTCAACGGACCGGGAGACCGCCCGGCGCGTCGTCGACTTCGTCTCCGGGACCTTGTATGCGCTGGACGGCTCCATGCGGCGCATCGACGACGACATCTTCGTCTGCTCCCCGAGCGGCGTCGACGTCGAGTGGGAAGGGTTGAACGCACCGTGA
- the ileS gene encoding isoleucine--tRNA ligase, which translates to MGTDTKAQRRQTGADYSRTVLTPRTAFPMKADLPRREPQWQAFWEERRLYQRLQQERKAAGAPLFVLHDGPPYANGHIHLGTALNKILKDFIVRVRAMEGMLAPYVPGWDTHGMPIEHEVVRRHGVDRHAMPVVEFRRLCREYALHFVDVQREEFKRLGVWGDWEHPYLTLEPEYEARQVELFGQMVERGYIYRGVKPVYWCPRCETALAEAEVEYRDHTSPSIYVAFPFKEGTGVARELASDGAAIVIWTTTPWTLPANQAVAVHPDRPYVLARMGGRLLVVAEPRLAAVAERIGADDVEVLRRCQGFELMGATLSHPLEAREVPVVGDDMVSMEEGSGAVHIAPGHGHEDYEVGLRYQLPVVTPVDDQGRFTAEGGPYAGMPVDEANPVIVAHLEARGRLLASGSIQHQYPHCWRCKGPVLFRATEQWFASIDGFRRQALEAIDRVEWVPSWGRDRIRQMVAERLDWCISRQRAWGVPIPVFFCGRCRRPLMDRRSIEAVAALFRREGSDAWFTHEPEAILPPQTRCPHCGGTRFVKGTDTMDVWFDSGSSHRAVLEQREELRWPADLYLEGTDQHRGWFQSSLLTAVATRGEPPYRAVVTHGFVVDGQGRAMHKSLGNTVAPQEVIERYGADVLRLLVAASDYHEEVRVSDEILGRLAEAYRRIRNTARFLLGSLFDFRPDVDAVPYDQMEYLDRWALARTAELSDRCTLAYGRYEFHVPFHEIVRFCTVDMGGFYLDVLKDRLYCEAADSRTRRSAQTALYHILDVLVRLVAPVLVHTAEEIWQHMPEPRPHESVHLARWVDVSAWRRPELLEAMEPFFALRREALRALEQARAAGQIGSSLQAELSAKASASVVASLPVPVEQLVGWLMVASLELRATEDGTPSGDGASAWRVEVRPTAHPKCQRCWRHVPSVGSVPAWPDVCDRCAAVLEGAD; encoded by the coding sequence ATGGGCACCGACACCAAAGCGCAGCGAAGGCAGACGGGCGCCGACTACTCCAGGACGGTCCTGACGCCCAGGACCGCCTTTCCCATGAAGGCAGACCTGCCCCGTCGAGAGCCACAGTGGCAGGCCTTCTGGGAAGAGCGCCGCCTCTACCAGCGTCTCCAACAGGAGCGCAAGGCGGCGGGCGCGCCCCTCTTCGTCCTGCACGACGGGCCGCCGTACGCCAACGGGCACATCCACCTGGGCACCGCGCTCAACAAGATCCTCAAGGACTTCATCGTGAGGGTGCGGGCCATGGAGGGGATGCTGGCCCCCTACGTCCCCGGCTGGGACACCCATGGCATGCCCATCGAGCACGAGGTGGTGCGCCGCCACGGCGTCGACCGCCACGCGATGCCGGTCGTGGAGTTTCGCCGTCTCTGCCGGGAGTACGCCCTGCACTTCGTCGACGTCCAGCGCGAAGAGTTCAAGCGCTTGGGGGTCTGGGGCGACTGGGAGCATCCCTACCTGACCCTGGAGCCGGAGTACGAGGCCCGGCAGGTGGAGCTCTTCGGGCAGATGGTGGAGCGCGGGTACATCTACCGGGGCGTCAAGCCCGTCTACTGGTGCCCTCGCTGCGAGACCGCCCTGGCCGAGGCCGAGGTCGAGTACCGCGACCACACCTCGCCCAGCATCTACGTCGCCTTCCCCTTCAAGGAGGGCACGGGGGTCGCCCGCGAGCTGGCGAGCGACGGGGCGGCCATCGTCATCTGGACCACGACCCCATGGACGCTGCCCGCCAACCAGGCCGTCGCGGTGCACCCGGACCGCCCCTACGTGCTGGCACGCATGGGGGGGCGCCTGCTGGTGGTGGCGGAGCCCCGCCTGGCGGCCGTGGCCGAACGCATCGGGGCCGACGACGTCGAGGTGCTGCGGCGCTGTCAGGGCTTCGAGCTGATGGGGGCCACCCTCTCCCACCCGCTGGAGGCCCGTGAGGTGCCCGTGGTGGGCGACGACATGGTCAGCATGGAGGAGGGTAGCGGCGCCGTTCACATCGCCCCGGGCCACGGGCACGAGGACTACGAGGTGGGCCTGCGCTACCAGCTGCCGGTGGTGACGCCGGTGGACGACCAGGGTCGCTTCACGGCCGAGGGGGGCCCGTACGCCGGCATGCCGGTGGACGAGGCCAATCCCGTCATCGTGGCCCATCTCGAGGCTCGGGGGCGTCTGTTGGCCAGCGGCTCCATCCAACACCAGTACCCCCACTGCTGGCGATGCAAGGGACCGGTGCTCTTCCGGGCGACGGAGCAGTGGTTCGCCTCCATCGACGGCTTTCGCCGCCAGGCGCTGGAGGCCATCGACCGGGTCGAGTGGGTCCCCTCCTGGGGCCGGGACCGGATCCGGCAGATGGTGGCCGAACGGCTGGATTGGTGCATCTCCCGCCAGCGGGCCTGGGGGGTGCCCATCCCGGTCTTCTTCTGCGGCCGCTGCCGGCGGCCGCTGATGGACCGGCGCAGCATCGAGGCGGTGGCCGCGCTCTTCCGGCGCGAGGGCTCCGATGCGTGGTTCACCCACGAGCCCGAGGCCATCCTGCCGCCGCAGACACGCTGCCCGCACTGCGGGGGTACGCGGTTCGTCAAGGGCACCGACACCATGGACGTCTGGTTCGACTCCGGCTCCAGCCACCGCGCGGTGCTGGAGCAGCGAGAGGAGCTCCGCTGGCCGGCCGACCTCTACCTGGAGGGCACCGACCAGCATCGCGGCTGGTTTCAGTCGTCCCTGCTGACGGCCGTGGCCACGAGGGGCGAGCCGCCCTACCGGGCGGTGGTCACCCACGGCTTCGTGGTGGACGGCCAGGGCCGGGCCATGCACAAGTCCCTGGGCAACACGGTGGCCCCCCAGGAGGTGATCGAGCGGTACGGGGCCGACGTGCTGCGGTTGCTGGTCGCCGCCTCCGACTATCACGAGGAGGTGCGGGTCTCCGACGAGATCCTGGGCCGGCTGGCCGAGGCGTACCGTCGCATCCGCAACACCGCTCGGTTCCTGCTGGGGAGCCTCTTCGACTTCCGCCCCGACGTGGACGCCGTGCCCTACGACCAGATGGAGTACCTGGACCGCTGGGCCCTGGCGCGCACGGCCGAGCTGTCGGACCGATGCACCCTGGCCTACGGTCGCTACGAGTTCCACGTGCCCTTCCACGAGATCGTCCGCTTCTGCACGGTCGACATGGGCGGCTTCTACCTGGACGTCCTCAAGGATCGCCTCTACTGCGAGGCGGCCGACTCGAGGACGCGCCGCTCCGCCCAGACCGCCCTCTACCACATCCTGGACGTGCTGGTGCGGCTGGTGGCGCCGGTGCTGGTGCACACCGCCGAGGAGATCTGGCAGCACATGCCCGAGCCCCGACCGCACGAGAGCGTCCACCTGGCCCGGTGGGTCGACGTCAGCGCATGGCGTCGCCCCGAGCTGTTGGAGGCCATGGAGCCCTTCTTCGCCCTGCGGCGGGAGGCGTTGCGGGCCCTGGAGCAGGCCCGGGCGGCGGGACAGATCGGCTCGTCGTTACAGGCCGAGCTCTCCGCGAAGGCGTCGGCGTCGGTGGTGGCGTCGCTGCCGGTACCGGTGGAGCAGCTGGTCGGCTGGCTGATGGTGGCCTCGCTGGAGCTGCGAGCCACCGAGGATGGAACCCCTTCGGGCGACGGGGCGTCGGCCTGGCGTGTGGAGGTGAGGCCGACGGCCCATCCCAAGTGCCAGCGATGCTGGCGGCACGTCCCGTCGGTGGGCTCGGTGCCGGCGTGGCCCGACGTCTGCGACCGGTGTGCGGCGGTGCTGGAGGGGGCAGACTAG